The following proteins are co-located in the Paenibacillus sp. FSL H8-0079 genome:
- a CDS encoding AraC family transcriptional regulator has product MNKSTANRNSPHPPTAFHSYFFRFVDIESVTINTTHQLLPDVSLSYRLIVVSEGSGSILIDDSCYPAITGDCYAVSPGAKLIVTSSVEKRDFHYFDVTFDIISAQPDDGMRHPFANNKITINPFVRTLAVLRKLIALKHPESEEEHLSYHFRFQKWMHTLLKQNIIKSETVTSLHAVEQSVLFLKDHFNEEISTKQLAEQAGIGVKQFIHLFKQITGVTPHEYISTLRIRKAKELLIVSRQPLAEIAEQVGYLDSYYFNRRFKQITGVPPRVYVNTKQYKIMSMSYVCALLALGIKPIGAPAYHLGYYAGRLGQNITNIGDKSIFYYDRMKALKPDLIISCDTIDQETQQQLEHIAPIVTIPWMDLHATEHLQAIGDVFGMEKQAKSWIDDYELKREVAHQRIKRYVSKDETVGLLVIEGSEIYVLGDRNAGEIMYRSFGLQPPPLIQHLLVEHPNQYGRKVEVEQLWQYEADRLFVIVYGAEAALTYKQLQHNPVWRQLSAVRQGKVQTMDSEKWIYYDVLSLSGQLDDGINILAKR; this is encoded by the coding sequence ATGAACAAAAGCACCGCGAATAGGAACTCCCCCCACCCTCCTACTGCCTTTCATTCATATTTCTTTAGGTTTGTTGATATTGAATCCGTAACAATTAACACTACGCATCAGCTACTTCCCGACGTTAGTCTGAGTTACAGGCTGATTGTTGTATCTGAAGGCTCAGGCAGCATACTTATAGACGACAGTTGTTACCCTGCTATCACTGGAGATTGTTATGCAGTCTCTCCTGGCGCTAAGCTTATTGTCACTTCATCTGTAGAAAAGAGGGATTTTCATTATTTTGATGTCACCTTTGACATCATTTCTGCTCAGCCTGACGACGGCATGCGGCATCCTTTCGCGAATAACAAAATTACCATCAATCCTTTTGTTCGTACACTTGCAGTGCTACGCAAGCTAATTGCCCTGAAGCATCCTGAGAGCGAAGAAGAACATCTAAGCTACCATTTCCGTTTCCAGAAATGGATGCACACATTGCTTAAGCAAAATATAATTAAATCCGAAACCGTGACATCTTTGCATGCGGTGGAACAGAGTGTTTTATTTTTGAAAGACCATTTCAATGAAGAAATTAGTACGAAACAATTGGCTGAACAGGCCGGGATTGGTGTCAAGCAATTCATTCATTTGTTCAAACAAATCACAGGCGTAACGCCTCATGAATATATATCAACGCTCCGTATACGCAAGGCAAAGGAACTACTGATCGTTTCCAGACAACCGCTTGCTGAAATTGCAGAGCAGGTCGGCTATCTGGACAGTTATTATTTTAACCGTCGCTTTAAGCAGATCACAGGCGTCCCGCCGCGAGTATATGTGAACACGAAACAGTACAAAATCATGTCGATGAGTTATGTATGTGCGCTACTGGCACTTGGCATCAAACCGATTGGCGCACCTGCCTATCATTTGGGTTATTATGCTGGGCGTTTAGGACAGAACATTACGAACATTGGAGACAAATCGATCTTTTATTATGACAGAATGAAAGCTCTGAAACCGGACCTAATTATCAGTTGTGACACGATAGACCAAGAAACACAACAACAACTGGAGCATATCGCTCCCATAGTGACGATCCCTTGGATGGATCTCCACGCCACGGAACATTTACAAGCCATTGGTGATGTATTTGGGATGGAGAAACAAGCAAAGAGCTGGATTGACGATTACGAACTGAAGCGTGAGGTGGCACATCAGCGAATCAAGAGGTATGTAAGTAAGGATGAGACCGTTGGCCTGCTCGTGATTGAAGGGTCAGAAATATATGTGCTGGGAGACCGGAATGCGGGCGAGATCATGTACCGTTCCTTCGGATTGCAGCCACCGCCACTTATTCAACATTTGCTTGTAGAACACCCTAACCAGTATGGTAGAAAAGTAGAGGTGGAACAGCTCTGGCAATATGAAGCAGACCGGTTATTTGTCATTGTATATGGGGCCGAAGCTGCCCTAACCTATAAGCAACTGCAGCACAACCCTGTGTGGAGGCAGTTGTCCGCTGTCCGTCAAGGTAAAGTACAAACCATGGATTCGGAAAAATGGATCTATTATGATGTTCTATCATTATCGGGACAATTGGATGACGGGATTAATATACTCGCGAAACGATGA